Within the Thalassotalea ponticola genome, the region CGCGTGTCTATTTCAAGCGTACAACGCAAGTTTCGCATTGGCTATAACCGCTCTGCGCGTATCGTAGAAGATATGGAAGCGGCTGGTATTGTCAGCTCGCCATCGCACAACGGACAACGCGAAGTACTCGCACCACCTCCAGTAAAGGTTTAATTATGATACTTAACAAAATATGGAAACGAACGACACTCTCTTGTGTGTTAGCTGGCTTGACCTTAGCCAGTCCGTTGGTGTTTGGCGCGCTAGACTATAAACAGGCGTTGCAACAAAAGCTTGCCAAGGTGGACGGCTTTTCTGCCGAGTTTAGCCAACAAGTAATCGATGCCGATGGCAACGAAATTCAGCAAAGCACTGGTAACCTAGCGTTGAAACGGCCAAATTTACTGCATTGGCAAACGGTATCGCCAGATGAAACACTGGTGGTAAGTGATGGTGATACACTGTGGTTCTACAACCCGTTTGTCGAGCAAGTTACCGCTTTTCGAGTGGATAATGCAGTGGCCAATACGCCGATTTTATTATTGAGTGGTTTAAATGAACAAGCGTGGCAAGATTATCAAGTAAGTAAACGCAACGACAACGAGTTTACCATATTAGCAACCAAGCAAGATGCACAGGTCACGTCATTACACATCGTTTTTAACGGCGATCAAATTGACAAGTTCACGGTGGTTGATGCAACCGGTCAATTGAGTCATTTTGACTTAACCGATGTGGTTAGTACGCCGCTACCCAATGCAGAGTTATTTTCTTTTGAGGTACCTGAAGGTGTGGATTTAGATGACCAAAGATAACCCATCTTTGTCACTTAACTTTGAACATTCCTCTGATTTCGCGCCTCTGGCCGCGCGCATGCGACCGAGAACGTTAGATGAGTATATTGGTCAGCAGCACTTGCTAGCCAAAGACAAGCCATTGCGACTGGCGATAGAGCAGGGTTTGTGCCACTCGTTAATCTTTTGGGGGCCTCCAGGCACCGGGAAAACGACATTAGCGGAATTGATTGCACACTACGGTGATGCGGAAATTCAGCGTATTTCGGCAGTGACGTCTGGCGTTAAGGAAATCCGCGCTGCGGTGGAGCGGGCAAAACTTGTTGGCCAAGCACAAAATCGGCGTACCATTTTGTTTGTCGATGAGGTGCACCGCTTTAATAAGTCACAGCAAGACGCCTTTTTACCGCATATTGAAGATGGCACTATTGTGTTTATTGGCGCCACCACCGAAAACCCTTCTTTTGAATTAAACCAAGCATTGCTGTCCCGGGCTCGGGTGTATTTACTGCAGTCGTTAAGCAATGATGATCTCGAACAAGTGTTGCAAAGTGCATTAACAGATACTGAGCGAGGATTAGCGAAGTACAAGGTTAGGTTTGAACAAAAAGCGCAACAATCGTTAATTGAGCTTGCCCATGGCGATGCTAGGCGGTTGCTTAATTTGCTCGAGAATTGCGTTGATATTGCACCACATGAGCACGACCAAGTGACCATTAGTCTTGATGTTGTCAACATGGTAGCAGGTGAAAAGCAAGCGTTATACGATAAAAACGGCGATCACTTTTACGATTTGATCAGTGCCTTTCACAAATCGGTTCGCGGTTCATCGCCAGATGCAGCCTTGTACTGGTATTGTCGGATTTTAGAGGGTGGCGGCGACCCGTTGTACGTGGCAAGACGTCTGCTTGCCATTGCCAGTGAGGATATTGGCAATGCCGATCCCAGAGCACTTCAGTTAGCGGTTAACGCTTATGACACTTATCATCGGGTTGGTCCCGCAGAGGGGGAAAGGGCAATCGCACAAGCGACGGTATACCTGGCGCTGGCGCCGAAGAGTAACGCAGTTTACAATGCCTTTAAAGCCGCTAGACAAATGGCTCGAGATACTGGTGATTTACCGGTGCCACTGCATCTTCGCAATGCCACCTCTAAGCTCACCGAATCGTTGGGCCACGGTAAGGAATATCGCTACGCACACGATGAGTCAGGAGCCTATGCTGCTGGGGAAAATTATTTTCCAGAACACATTCAAGACAGCGCGTTTTATTTTCCCAGTGAACGCGGGCTCGAACAAAAATTGCAAGATAAAATCAACTATCTTCGCAGTCTTGATTTAATGGCGACAAAGCGACGCTATGACTAGTTGGCAGACATACGCATATGTCGCCTTAGGTGGTGCAGCGGGTGCAAGCCTGCGATTTTTTATTTCACACATTTGCCTAATTTGGTTACAAAAGGGATTCCCTTTTGCAACCTTGCTCGTTAATATAACGGGCTCGCTCTTGATGGGCATTTTATACGGATTAATCGAACAAGGCGTGATCACTGTGGCGGCTGCTCGGATTCTGATCGGGATCGGCTTTTTAGGTGCATTTACGACCTTTTCTACATTCTCGCTAGATACTGTCTTGTTGATACAACAGGGATTTCTGGTGAAAGCCATGGCAAATGTGCTACTAAACGTTATATTATGTATAGTCGCTGCCGCCATAGGCCTCTTTTTGGTAACCAATAGATAGTACGTGATAACTCATGCTAGATTCAAAAATTTTACGAGCTGACATCAACGCTGTAGCTGAACAATTAGCTGCACGTGGCTTTGAATTAGATGTCGCCACCTTTAATGCGCTAGAAGAAGAGCGCAAAGAACTGCAAGTTCGAACGCAAGAATTACAAAATGAGCGCAATGTGCGTTCCAAGTCTATCGGCCAAGCAAAAGCGCGTGGTGAAGACATCCAACCGTTATTGGACGAAGTGAGTCAGCTTGGCGCCAAACTCGATTTAGCCAAAGAAGAACTTAGTGTTTTATTAGCCAAGATTGACGATATTGTCTCGGCCATACCAAACTTGCCGGCCGCAGACGTACCTAAGGGTAAAGACGAAACTGATAACGTAGAAGTTAGACGTTGGGGGACACCGCGCACATTTGACTTTGAGGTTAAAGACCACGTCGATTTAGCCACCGCGTTAGACAAAGGCTTAGACTTTGAAAGCGGTGCGAAATTAAGTGGCACGCGCTTTGTTGTGATGAAGGGACAAATTGCTCGCTTAAATCGCGCTATCGGACAATTTATGCTCGATTTGCACGCCGATCAACACGGCTATACCGAAGCCAATGTACCACTGTTGGTTAACCACGACTCTTTGTATGGCACAGGCCAGTTACCTAAGTTTGGCGAAGACCTTTTCCATACTGACTTAGGTAGTAAGAAGTTTTCACTGATCCCAACAGCTGAAGTACCACTAACCAATTTAGTACGTGACGAAATCGTTGAGGAAGCCGATTTACCGATCAAGCTGACCGCGCTTTCAAGCTGTTTCCGCTCTGAGGCGGGTTCGTCAGGGCGTGATATCCGCGGCCTGATCCGTCAGCACCAATTTGACAAAGTAGAACTGGTTCAATTAGTGCATCCAGAACAGTCATTTGCAGCACTTGAAGAGCTAACAGCGCATGCAGAAAAAGTCTTGCAATTACTTGAATTGCCATACCGTACCGTGACGCTGTGTACAGGAGATATGGGCTTTAGTGCGACGAAAACCTACGACATTGAAGTGTGGCTACCGGCGCAAAACACCTATCGTGAAATTTCATCGTGTTCAAATATGGGAGATTTCCAAGCTCGCCGTATGCAAGGTCGTTATCGCCCAACGGGCAGTAAAAAACCGGAATTACTGCACACATTAAATGGCTCTGGCTTGGCGGTAGGGCGCACGCTTGTTGCCATTTTAGAAAACTATCAACAAGCCGACGGTACAATTGATGTACCAAAAGTATTGCAGCCTTACATGGGTGGCTTGACTAAAATAGGCTAAAAAGACAATGTCTTATTAGAAAAATGGAGACACTCAAAGTGTCTCCATTTTTGTTTAGGCCGCTCTAGTTTGGCTTATGCCGACATCGGTTTGATTGGCAAGTGGCGGTGACGCTTACCTGTTGCGGCGTAAATGGCATTGGCTAGCGCAGGGGCAAATGGGGCAACGCCAGGTTCGCCCAAACCAGTTGGTGATGCGTCAGAGTCGACAATATGGACATTGACATTGGGCATCTCGTTAATGCGCAACACCGGGTAATCGTGAAAGTTTGAGTTGGTCACTGCGCCGTTTTCAAAGTTTATCTCGGTGTATAACGCCAATGACATCCCCATTACCACCGCACCTTCCATTTGTGCCGTGGCGCCGTCGGTATTGAGAATTTGTCCGCAATCTATAGCGCAGTCTACATTCAGTACGCGAATGTTATCACCGTCT harbors:
- the lolA gene encoding outer membrane lipoprotein chaperone LolA, producing MILNKIWKRTTLSCVLAGLTLASPLVFGALDYKQALQQKLAKVDGFSAEFSQQVIDADGNEIQQSTGNLALKRPNLLHWQTVSPDETLVVSDGDTLWFYNPFVEQVTAFRVDNAVANTPILLLSGLNEQAWQDYQVSKRNDNEFTILATKQDAQVTSLHIVFNGDQIDKFTVVDATGQLSHFDLTDVVSTPLPNAELFSFEVPEGVDLDDQR
- a CDS encoding replication-associated recombination protein A, with protein sequence MTKDNPSLSLNFEHSSDFAPLAARMRPRTLDEYIGQQHLLAKDKPLRLAIEQGLCHSLIFWGPPGTGKTTLAELIAHYGDAEIQRISAVTSGVKEIRAAVERAKLVGQAQNRRTILFVDEVHRFNKSQQDAFLPHIEDGTIVFIGATTENPSFELNQALLSRARVYLLQSLSNDDLEQVLQSALTDTERGLAKYKVRFEQKAQQSLIELAHGDARRLLNLLENCVDIAPHEHDQVTISLDVVNMVAGEKQALYDKNGDHFYDLISAFHKSVRGSSPDAALYWYCRILEGGGDPLYVARRLLAIASEDIGNADPRALQLAVNAYDTYHRVGPAEGERAIAQATVYLALAPKSNAVYNAFKAARQMARDTGDLPVPLHLRNATSKLTESLGHGKEYRYAHDESGAYAAGENYFPEHIQDSAFYFPSERGLEQKLQDKINYLRSLDLMATKRRYD
- the crcB gene encoding fluoride efflux transporter CrcB, with product MTSWQTYAYVALGGAAGASLRFFISHICLIWLQKGFPFATLLVNITGSLLMGILYGLIEQGVITVAAARILIGIGFLGAFTTFSTFSLDTVLLIQQGFLVKAMANVLLNVILCIVAAAIGLFLVTNR
- the serS gene encoding serine--tRNA ligase, whose protein sequence is MLDSKILRADINAVAEQLAARGFELDVATFNALEEERKELQVRTQELQNERNVRSKSIGQAKARGEDIQPLLDEVSQLGAKLDLAKEELSVLLAKIDDIVSAIPNLPAADVPKGKDETDNVEVRRWGTPRTFDFEVKDHVDLATALDKGLDFESGAKLSGTRFVVMKGQIARLNRAIGQFMLDLHADQHGYTEANVPLLVNHDSLYGTGQLPKFGEDLFHTDLGSKKFSLIPTAEVPLTNLVRDEIVEEADLPIKLTALSSCFRSEAGSSGRDIRGLIRQHQFDKVELVQLVHPEQSFAALEELTAHAEKVLQLLELPYRTVTLCTGDMGFSATKTYDIEVWLPAQNTYREISSCSNMGDFQARRMQGRYRPTGSKKPELLHTLNGSGLAVGRTLVAILENYQQADGTIDVPKVLQPYMGGLTKIG